From the Lathyrus oleraceus cultivar Zhongwan6 chromosome 3, CAAS_Psat_ZW6_1.0, whole genome shotgun sequence genome, the window aaagaaagccagagaacaagggtcgaaggaaggaaaagcttgaagcttaaagattcgccggattaactcaggtaaggggggtttatcatcgtttaatgggtattatgggataatatgtaatgggtagtgataaaccattgatttacttctgaattggatgattatgatgaaattgtgaactctttggatgaacgaaattgggttacaattgagaggaaattcgtaggaattagatgcaatagtgttaggagttgtgagatcgaataggttataattcgtgttagaggatatgaacgattattgtgtaaaattggactgtagaaggttgaattggatagatctcgtagcagagaaagccatagcagatctggaaatctggtttctggtcatacgcgtatggcactaggcaatacgcgtatgagatggtctggtacgcgtatggcactaggcaatacgcgtatggaggaggaagatgatgttttgaacgtagattggtctctgttggtacgcgtatggggaagtggtacgcgtagcatacgcgtatgagatggtgttacgcgtatgggattttgtcaggagatgggccatacgcgtatggggttaggcaatacgcgtatgggcaggattgtgattttcctgagctgttgttgtgcagtttttaactgttcagctgagtaacgtaatgcagatgatgtatgatatattagggatcatttcccgttgttttgagtagtataggtattagtagagtgtgctaatactgtggttgttatttggcatgatatgatatgcttatgtgataaaatactgctgatgtgtgatagtatgcgtgatgctgtgaatgtatcagttatgtgtgcattggtgaatagactgttttatggcttagagtgtgagcatatatctattcttgaattgttgttgatgatgtagcattgctaggtgattagcatgcatgttgtggcctttatggtggtagctaattcccatggtgaggaattagtgatgagttattgtgaattgttgttgatgtttgcatgctaggtgatttagcgtgcatagcatggcccttggggtggtagctaattcccatggtgaggaattagtgatgtgagtcactaggtctcaaatgaatgggactagtgagcttggtagccgtacctggatttggtcggtgaggttgaactatatgttcacgaatagtcggtaccgcatgcatggagtctcattgcataacgtatgtatgtatgacgtataatatgaatggatgtattccaatattatacgtgtgtcttatggttgtgttgagtttgagtatgatgatgatgatgattatgagttgatattgccgttgttgtatatgtgtaatctgattagggtgatgatatgtgttaaattacttagcattacatgatgttttataatgcttattatatcgattgaaggactcacccttacaattatgttttcaggtaacgagcagtgattgaatagaagctagtcctgggagtctagtgtagtccttagtgggtcatgctctggtagatgtaacatcgggatgggatgttttactatgttttcttttggttgttgaacaactttacatgtaatgtagtacatgatttgaatgttgttatttcgtatccgctgtgaattatgcaaaagtgtcttattttaattaaataaacgagcatgacaggatattttgatgattggtgtgaagtgattgtgtgacacccttcagggcataattactctgattgatatattgctattttaattaaatagttggggtattttagaagggtgttacaccgtaccccctgctcccatgtcatagcggcgtgctcaaaggttcgaagagatccatcctacttgctatctgaactttacaaagtcgccagcctttcaaatgtttataaaattagtttttcagtagtggcaaaagaggattattggtcagaatatcaaggggacatcatctggcacaacgaagttatgcgaaggaagaaaaagggtcgccctaacagcacccgaattcgaaccgaaatggatacggcgaacaaaatggttagactatgtagttcatgccgtcaaccaggtcacaatcgtaataatTGTCCTAGTGTTagaacgagcacaaccagataaattcagatgtacctctattgctatatatggaaacttaaatttatttcaaagtaccTTTGTTGCAATATATGGAAAATTAATTTTACTTCATAATAGACGGCtgtgacgaaaagacagttgttcataaaaaataacacaaacaattaaaacaactagaatacaaaaactatgcgattacaaccatcaaaacaattttgaacatgtactgcatcatcctacgagcgtcttggtcggtcttaatatccacccattcacaCACTTCTCCGctttggttgaacgtggacacaagccattgtattcttctaatccgttcatcctctccaatttctccctctaaccaaaTTATTTATGGGGCGAAGTTGTTTTAACAGCTGcgtatttaattaacagaatgcCTTCCAAAATTCTCAATTTTCAAACTCTTATTAATGTCTTCAAAGAATGTTTTCCTAGTACTCGTGTTTTAACTGATTTGACTTTAAAAATCTTTGGTTGCACAACCTTCGTTCATGAACATAAAAATGTTGGAAAACTTGAGCCACGTGCTATAAAATGTGTCTTTGTTGGATACTCCCCAACCCAAAAAGGATATAAATgttttaatccaaaaaaataataaaatgtttgtcactatggatgttatattctttgaaaataaactttttttttatgaCCTTCATCTtcaaggggggggggggggggggggagataAACGAAGACTCGTTTCAAATTGAGGACATGAGTTTTTTAAATAACCTATATTTGCCAATATCACAAAATTCTAAGATTTTTACACCTGCACCAACAGAAAATGGCCATGATTCTTTATTTGATCCTACTCCTGTCATGAGTAACGAACCTTGTGAATCCGAGCCTACATTTTATCTTGTAGAAAACAATGAGAATCCTAAAAACAATGATAGTGATGATCTAATTGAAATGCCACAAAATAATGAGTCACTTCAACAAAACAAATTTGAATTAGGAAACGGGACTTGGAAAGGAAAGGTTTTTGTGAAAAAACACCATAAAGGAAAGGACAAGTTCACATCTCAACACTGCCAGGAATCTGAACCGGGGAATGATCAATTTCCTAACAAAAGAAAAGATAAGTCTATCTCTGTTTCTGAGAGTTGTATTTTGTATCCTGATATAGATGAACCTGTTGCCATTAGAAAACCTGTCAGATCTTGCACTAAACATCCCATGTCcaattttatatcatattcaaATTTGTCTTCATCTATGTCTGCCTTCACTTCAAAATTGTCTAGTGTAGAAATTCCAAAAAGTGTACAGGTTGCTTTAGAAATTCCAAAGTGGAAGGAAGTTGTACTTGAGGAGATGAAAGCTCTTGAAAAGAACAAAACTTGGAGTGTTACGTCACTATCAGATGGCAAGAAGACAGTTGGATGCAAATGGGTGTTTACTATGAAGTATAATTCAAATGGGTCAATTGAAAGGTATAAGGCTCGCTTGGTGGCTAAAGGCTTTACTCAGACCTATGGTATAGATTACTCAGAGACatttgtgttggtgtaagccctagaggccaatacttttggtacttatatcgaattatttattaataataaaaggctttttctttattatgtttgtttaataaagtccatagaatagctagtccatttaatgtatcaagtgtgacttaatcatgagatcacattaaacataaggacactattcttaaagtatccgtagtcgagctttattatgaagtgggataacattaaaacattaagactattatgtatatagattgatgatcacatctcatggatcatggataaggagttatcaagtcttaaacataggtatgaatattaagagtaatatttatactggattgacccgctatgagaatactatataaaatgttatgcaaagtgtcataagttattctcatgatgataatggtgtataccacccttcgacctgaaaccactatggaccctaaatgtagagtcgagtgccttattgttgatcaaacattatccgtaactggataaccataaagacagttgatgggtactccacgaagcatgctaagggacatgagtgacctagatggaattttcccatcctgcgtaacaggataaatgtctatgggcccaatattgaactggacaaggatgacacggtctatgccttgtgttcaatatagacataagggcaaaagggtaattgtacacataagtattatcacaaaaggatttgtcagatcacatgacattttcgtgtcttgggcagcagtgatgtgttgctagataccactcattgtttattatgttaaatacgtgatttaatataattgttaATGCCGtaaaaacctacagggtcacacacaaaaggacggattgatgagagatagagtaactaaggaacaccgtaaggtacgatgcacttaagtgaattgtagaacatcgtaaggtacggtgtacttaagtagaatacgaaatatggtaaggtaccacgcgcttaagtgattttggcatattataagatatgggccacatacacttaagtgggcttttttagcttgtagctcatacaagtggttctataaatagaacccttgtgaagaagcatttgtgcagttgcaatttcatttctctctctctctctctctcacacacacacatacactcaaagccttcattcgtagtagctagcactgagattgaaggaatccgttcgtgtggactgagtagaggcgttgttatcattcaacgttcgtgatcgctccgtagatctgcatcaaaggttacaatcgccacaagaggtaacgattctatcactgatcatgccaattcgtaaggatcattaaaggataaattttaaattccgttgcattttggatcgcttTTCTCATATAATTTGCTCCTGTTGCAAAAATGAACACTGTTTGAATTCTTTTGTCTCTTGCTGCTAACATGGATTGGCCTTTGCATCAGTTAGATGTTAAGAATGCATTTCTTAATAGCGATCTAGAAGAAGAAGTATATATGGACATTCCTCATGGCTTTGAAAACAAATTTGGATCAAATGTGTGCAAACTAAATAAGTCTTTGTATGGTTTAAAGCAGTCTCCTAGAGCTTGGTTTGAAAAATTCACTCAGTCCATGAAGAAACAAGGATACATCCAAGGACAGGCTAACCACACCTTGTTCACAAAATTCTCCCACGATGGGAAAGTTGCTATCAtgattgtttatgttgatgatattgtcctTACTGAAGACGATACAGTGGAAATGACAAGAGTAAAAGAGAAATTGGCAGTAGACTTTGAAATCAAGGACTTGGGATTCATGAGATATTTTCTAGGTATGGAGGTTGCTCGGTCAAAAAATGGTATTGTGGTTTCACAACAGAAATACATTATAGACTTGTTGAAAGAAACAGGAATGAGAGGATGTCGTCCTGCATATACCCGTATGGATTCAAATGCTAAACTTTAGGGAGAAGGTAATGTTTCTGTTGATACTAGGAGATATCAGAGATTGGTTGGGAAACTGATTTATTTGTCACACACTCAGTTTGATATTGCTTTCTCAGTTAGTGTAGTGAGTCAGTTTATGCATTCTCCTTTCGAGGAACATCTTGAGGCAGTCTATAGGATACTGAGATATTTGAAAGGAAATCCTGGAAAAGGATTATTTTTTAAGAAGACTAGTGAAAAAATGTGTCTATCTTCACCGGTGCCGATTGGGCAGGTTCAGTCACAGATAGAAGATCAACCTCTGGATATTGTATCTATGTTTGGGGTAATCTTGTGACATGGaggagcaagaaacaaggagttgtagcaaggagtagtgcagaggccgagtttagagctatgtctcaaggtatttgtgaaggattatggatccttagagtcctagaagaacttaagatgaaaattgagcttccaTTGAAATTGTACTCTGACAGTAAAGCTGCTATTGGCATAGCTCATAATCCAGTTCAACATGACAGAACCAAGCATATCGAGATTGATCGACACTTCATAAAGGAGAAGTTAGATGCGAGAATCATATGTCTATCCTTCGTGACTTCAAGTCAACAAACTGCGGATATCCTGACCAAAAGTTTGACAAGGCCTACTTTTGAGTATTTGATAGACAAGTTGTGCATGATAAATATCTATGCACCAACTTGAGGGGGGGGgtgttggaaaatatattatttccggttttattattgtctttaatactatctttatttttctttattctccatTAAGGAGAAAATCAATTGTAATAATTGTATCTTCACTATATAAACCAACATAAGGCTGACGAATAAAACATTATAACTTTTATCTATTTTTTccaatatatacaaacaaactTTGTAGCAGACTTTATCAAATTGAGATTTTTCTACTTTTCTGATATATGGAAATGTAATCTTCTCATTCAATGAAAAAATCAAGATGATATAAAAATTTAAGTGCTCTAATGTTTTCTCTAAACTTTTTCACATATGAATAAAAATTATGCATGAATTTTTTTTCTATTAAATATTATAGACACTTGAAAAACAAAAAATTATTCATGAAGAAGGTGATTTTGAATAAAAAAAATCCTTCTATTTATAATGCACCAAATACCTCTTGAAAATCATAAACAGTGGTTGAAAAATAACCATGAAATCATTCAATGATGTGGAAAAGTTTCATGACCACTTGAAGTGAAGAGGTATAATATTGGTTCAACATATTTCCAAAACATACAGATGACAATCATTTTCTTTGCCATGACAATCGATTGCATATACCTCGACGTTCAAAAAATGAAAATTTACATAATGACAATCGATTACACCAGGATGATAATCGATTGTCATGCTTCAAAAATGGACTTTTTCGTTGGCATAAATATATGACAATCGATTGCTTCAGGATGGCAATCGATTATCATGCTTTAAAAATGGAATTTTTGCTTTCTTAAAAGAGGAAACTTGAACCAATGCATGATTAAATGCTTATGATTAACTCTTGAGCACCTAAAGCTTATAATAACTCAATTGCACATTGTACCTTGTTCTATGATCCAATTCCATTGAAATTCAAAACTTTTATGCAAACTTGATTATTTGATTCCAATATTTccattctttttcttctttgttcttTCTTATAAGATAAActtttgtcttcatcaaaaccaaGTTAAGAAGAATGGACACATCTTATTCACAGGTATGAGATCCTCGATCGAAGTGGGACCAAACCTAAGTTTTTCGAATTCGGTCGCCATATCTAGATTTCCCCGCCCGAGAGAAGTCAAGTATCACATATTCGTCCTCGAGGATCTTGCAGAAGGTAAGATGAGCTTCTGGGGTCCAAGTGTTAAAATAAAAGAACTGATATTTGAAATCTACCCAATTCTTGGAGTATTCACTAAAATGTTCGACCTCTTGCCGCAAAGAAATCAACATTTGATTTTAAAGTTTGTTAAGAGAAATTCCCAGAGTATTCTTTTATTATAATCTAGTGGAAGCACCATTAATCAAGGGACGAATATACTTTTATAAGAGTATTCTCCATATTGTTTGTGTTGTCAAAGAAAAATACAATCCTTAGCAATCCACGATCCACCTAATGATATTGCTTTGCATCAATTGACTCCTACGATGAAAGACTCGTCTGATCCTGAGATTGTAGATGACATTAACCAAATACGCTCGACATATTTTAAACCTCGATTTGACGCCTAATCTCGGCCTCGTTGGGGTCACAACCTTATGAATTCCATATGAATAATGAAATATTGAAGAACCCGCCCATCCCGGGAGGTAACCCCCACAAAAGGTAAAGGGATGATAAAGTGAAGTCAACCATTAATGACCCCATAAGAAGTAGGAACAACATCCTCATATCGATCATCACCTAACCAATTTCCCATTGTTTTCATAAAAGAAAATACTAAAAGACTCGTCAAATAAATCTTCCCCAAAGACATATTTACTAGAAACACCATCAAACTCAAAGCTATCAGATATAGTCACTGGGCCAAAATCAGGGCAAACACGTACTCGAGAGGTAGTATTCAAATCATTTAGGTTTTCTTCCCATACAAATGAAGAAGACTTGTTATCGACAGAGCTACTTCCCAAATTAGTAGGTTGTTCATTAGTACGTGCCATTGCAGAGATAAAAGAATGAAGAATATTAATCAGGAGTCAAGGGTTAAAAGTGGTACCTGGAAGCAAAGGTAGATCGGGAAAGCAAGGGAAAATGAAAAGTCGAGGAAAACTCGAAGGACACGGTGCTTCAATAGAGAGATGATGCCCTACGATCAAGGATTTCCAGAAGGGAATACGTTAGTTTTTCAGGAGCAAAGTATGCTTCAAATAATGATGAAAGCGAAAGTTCATTCACAAAGTTAAGTGCCCGTTATATAGAAAAGGCGAATCAAGTAAGCAACGTCCTAGataaaaaaatgagaaaatgaAAAGTAACAACCAGATCTCTCATTAGAAATACCACAACAGTCGAGTGTACTTAAACACTCTAGGGGAAAACGCCACACCCTGACCTGCTAGCATATGGACACATGTTTAAATTCCACGTGAAACACCCAAAGGATGTTAAAGGCATTTAATATGTCAGTTCCCCACTCTCCGTTGGTCGAACAAATTATGTTTCCCCCACATGCAACTTGGCAACATTAAGTCGATACCGATTTTATAAGATTTCCCATTCAACACTTTACGGTAAGCATGAAGGGAGACTATTATGGACCGACAAAATGCCTACTAAAATAAAGATCCATTTTATTAATCCAAAGAAGGCTCATCGGGAAGATCGATTCAAGGATAAATAATTCCACAAGTGTAGGATCTAAGGTACATATACTTTTTATATTTCACTATATCTTATTTTAGAGTCATTAACTAATTTGAACGTTGACGTGTTAACCTTATAAATCTATCCCACACTCCGTCACACCAGAGATCTGCAGCCTCACATAAAAGATCCATCACAACATTCCAAACATGATTATAATTTCCATCAGAAAACTAGAatccttaattatttatttataaaaaaagGTGAAACAATAAAGTGAAGGtaaaaagataaacaaaatttaacaaattaaaatttattattttttaaagtGAATAcaatttaatatatattttttaaaataatattatctCCGATTctatttataaaataatatttattttttaaatttattaaataattaatatatctgaaatatatatatatatatatatatatatatatatatatatatatatatatatatataaattattCAATAAATTAAAAACAACCAATAAATTAAAAAACAACTTTCTTATAAATAGAAAGaagtaataaaaaaaatatatagaCACTTATATACAAATAGATAAGGTTAACACATCATTTTACACTGTAACTATTTCACTTCTTTAATACTACTAGTAAAATAGGTTCTTAAATACATTTTCTTATGTatactaaaaataaaataattttggtcAATGCTTATATTACATCATACACATGTAAAATAATATAGGAAAAAACACGTTGTTCCTTCGAGAAGTGTGATAAAACAAAAACGTTGAATTTTCCTTTTTTAACATTCCTTACATAAGTGTttctgtctctctctctctctctctctcataagcAACCGCTTCGCTCCCACGCGATTAGGGTTCGTCGTTTTCGGTTCTCTCCCCCAATTTTCTTCCACTCAGGTTTGCACTTCCAATCCATCTCATCAATCTCTCAATCGATTTCATTTCATTGCATCTCTCGCATTTTTTATCTTCAGAATTTTTTTACGCTGTTTGATTTGGTTGTGTTTTGATTATTATAGATGCTAAACAACGTTGATGATATTGGATCTTTGAAATTCTGTTGGTGATTTTGTTGGATTGTTGAAGTGAGAGATAAATTATTGATGGCTTGGTTTAGAGTTGGTAGTAGTATAGCAAAACAAGCTATTAAGAGAACCCTTTCTCAAGGTGGATCTTCGTATCTTGTATCTAGGGCTAGAGTGCTTCCTTCCTTACATGGGAGGAAGTTTCATACTACTGTTTTTAAGGAGCAGGCTGCAGCACCTGCGCCTCGCGCGGTTCCGCTTTCGAGGTTGACTGATAGTTTTTTAGATGGGACGAGTAGTGTGTATTTGGAGGAGCTTCAGAGGGCTTGGGAGGCTGACCCAAATAGTGTTGACGAGTCCTGGGATAATTTCTTCAGGAATTTTGTTGGTCAGGCTTCTACTTCCCCTGGGATTTCTGGGCAAACGATTCAGGAGAGTATGAGGTTGTTGTTGATGGTTAGGGCGTATCAGGTTAATGGTCATATGAAGGCTAAGTTGGATCCGTTGAATCTTGAGGCTAGGCAGATTCCGGATGATTTGGATCCTGCACTTTATGGATTTTCTGAGGCGGATCTTGATAGGGAGTTCTTTTTGGGTGTTTGGAGAATGGCAGGCTTTTTGTCTGAGAATCGTCCGGTTCAGACGCTTAGATCCATATTAACTCGTCTTGAGCAGGCTTATTGTGGGAGCATTGGTTATGAGTATATGCATATCTCGGACCGTGAGAAGTGTAATTGGCTTAGGGACAAAATTGAAACTCCTACGCCAGTGCAATTTAACCGCGAGCGTCGTGAGGCTATATTTGATAGGCTTGCTTGGAGTTCGTTGTTTGAGAACTTTTTGGCCACCAAGTGGACTTCAGCTAAGAGGTTTGGGCTTGAAGGAGGGGAGACTCTTATTCCTGGCATGAAAGAAATGTTTGATAGAGCATCTGATCTTGGGGTTGAGAGCATAGTTATTGGAATGGCACACAGGGGAAGGTTGAATGTTTTGGGTAATGTAGTTCGGAAGCCGCTGCGCCAGATCTTTTGTGAGTTCAGCGGTGGTCTCTCACCGGAGGATGAAGTTGGGCTTTACACTGGAACTGGTGATGTTAAGTACCACTTGGGAACGTCTTATGATCGCCCTACACGGGGTGGCAAGAGGATACATTTGTCTTTGGTGGCAAATCCAAGTCACTTGGAAGCCGTCAACCCTGTCGTTGTTGGGAAAACTCGAGCTAAGCAGTATTATGCAGATGATGTGGACAGGACAAAAAACATGGGTATTTTGCTTCATGGAGATGGTAGTTTTGCTGGACAGGGTGTGGTCTATGAAACACTGCATCTAAGTGCTCTTCCAAATTACACTACTGGTGGGACTATCCATATTGTGTTAAACAATCAAGTTGCATTTACAACTGATCCAATGTCTGGCAGGTCTTCCCAGTATTGCACAGATGTTGCTAAAGCTTTAGAATGTCCCATCTTTCATGTTAATGGTGATGACGTGGAAGCAGTTGTTCATGCCTGTGAACTTGCTGCTGAGTGGCGCCAAACTTTCCATTCGGATGTGGTTGTGGACTTGGTGTGTTATCGACGATTTGGCCACAATGAAATTGACGAACCATCTTTCACACAGCCTAAAATGTACAAGGTCAGTCCTTTTGTTTATTATGCTTTTCTTTTTTGTATGCACATTGCTTTTGGACAAGTTAATCAGATTTGTAACTTTGTTGGCTTAATATAGGTCATCAGAAGTCATCCTTCAACTCTTGAAATCTATCAGAAGCA encodes:
- the LOC127128282 gene encoding uncharacterized protein LOC127128282 gives rise to the protein MAWFRVGSSIAKQAIKRTLSQGGSSYLVSRARVLPSLHGRKFHTTVFKEQAAAPAPRAVPLSRLTDSFLDGTSSVYLEELQRAWEADPNSVDESWDNFFRNFVGQASTSPGISGQTIQESMRLLLMVRAYQVNGHMKAKLDPLNLEARQIPDDLDPALYGFSEADLDREFFLGVWRMAGFLSENRPVQTLRSILTRLEQAYCGSIGYEYMHISDREKCNWLRDKIETPTPVQFNRERREAIFDRLAWSSLFENFLATKWTSAKRFGLEGGETLIPGMKEMFDRASDLGVESIVIGMAHRGRLNVLGNVVRKPLRQIFCEFSGGLSPEDEVGLYTGTGDVKYHLGTSYDRPTRGGKRIHLSLVANPSHLEAVNPVVVGKTRAKQYYADDVDRTKNMGILLHGDGSFAGQGVVYETLHLSALPNYTTGGTIHIVLNNQVAFTTDPMSGRSSQYCTDVAKALECPIFHVNGDDVEAVVHACELAAEWRQTFHSDVVVDLVCYRRFGHNEIDEPSFTQPKMYKVIRSHPSTLEIYQKQLLATGEVTQDDIDKIHKKVTSILNEEFQASKDYIPKRRDWLSAYWLGFKSPEQLSRVRNTGVKPEILKTVGKAITTIPENFTPHKAVKRIYEQRAQMIETGEDIDWGFGEALAFATLLVEGNHVRLSGQDVERGTFSHRHSVVHDQATGEKYCPLDNVIMNQDEEMFTVSNSSLSEFAVLGFELGYSMENPNSLIIWEAQFGDFANGAHVIFDNFLASGESKWLRQTGLVVLLPHGYDGQGPEHSSARLERFLQMADDNPYIIPEMDPTLRKQIQECNMQIVNVTTPANFFHVLRRQIHREFRKPLIVMSPKNLLRSKACRSNLSEFDDVQGHPGFDKQGTRFKRLIKDRNDHSPVEEGIRRLVLCSGKVYYELDDQRSKVDASDVAICRVEQLCPFPYDLVQRELKRYPNAEVVWCQEEPMNMGGYTYILPRLVSSMKAVGRGGFDDVKYVGRAPSAATATGFLKVHQKEQAEIAEKALQREPVNFPF